One part of the Candidatus Palauibacter polyketidifaciens genome encodes these proteins:
- a CDS encoding MOSC domain-containing protein, translated as MSAHPAMDEAAAPRGMVVGRVVSLYRYPVKSMGGERLEAARITVRGMEGDRTGALVDRETGRVVSAKRPRMWGAVYGLSASFERENGAASIRVRFEDGTTLSSARREGLEARLSALLGREVAFATEAVGGATCEYHWPDMEGLVQGGRTYRDEITEWELPPGTFFDSSGLHALTTASLDHLRGLVPGSDFDVGRFRPNLVIEPVAGAEGFVENDWVGGTLEIGGARLWVTKPCMRCVMVTLPLRDLPKDPRVLRAAFDHNEGNVGVKCEVAEPGAVRVGDEVRLG; from the coding sequence GTGAGCGCCCACCCGGCCATGGACGAAGCGGCGGCTCCGCGCGGCATGGTGGTGGGGCGCGTCGTGAGCCTGTACCGCTATCCCGTGAAGTCGATGGGGGGAGAGCGCCTCGAGGCCGCCCGAATCACGGTGCGCGGCATGGAGGGCGACCGGACCGGCGCGCTCGTCGACCGCGAGACCGGGCGCGTGGTGAGCGCGAAGCGGCCGCGGATGTGGGGTGCGGTCTACGGCCTCTCCGCGAGCTTCGAACGGGAGAACGGAGCCGCGTCGATCCGCGTCCGGTTCGAGGATGGGACGACGCTGTCGAGCGCTCGCCGCGAGGGGTTGGAGGCCCGCCTGAGTGCGCTCCTGGGCCGCGAAGTCGCGTTCGCGACGGAGGCGGTCGGGGGCGCGACGTGCGAATACCATTGGCCGGACATGGAGGGGCTCGTCCAGGGCGGGCGGACGTACCGCGACGAGATCACCGAGTGGGAGCTGCCGCCCGGGACGTTCTTCGACAGTTCCGGCCTCCACGCCCTGACGACGGCGAGCCTCGACCATCTGCGGGGGCTCGTCCCGGGGAGCGATTTCGATGTCGGCCGCTTCCGGCCCAACCTCGTGATCGAACCCGTGGCGGGGGCGGAGGGGTTCGTCGAAAACGACTGGGTGGGCGGCACGCTCGAGATCGGCGGGGCGCGCCTGTGGGTGACGAAGCCGTGCATGCGCTGCGTCATGGTCACCCTCCCGCTGCGGGACCTCCCGAAGGACCCGCGGGTGCTGCGCGCCGCCTTCGACCACAACGAGGGGAACGTCGGCGTGAAGTGCGAGGTGGCCGAGCCCGGCGCCGTCCGGGTCGGCGACGAGGTCCGCCTTGGCTAG
- a CDS encoding carboxypeptidase regulatory-like domain-containing protein — translation MTRLAARQFAPSAVAAFGLAVGAGPLSAQTSECDDRASLRVRVVDDDGTAAVPNAVVVVRWTETERARRPVREAVGSDGRLVLCAPRDATQATLWSEHGNFSSEEAVVVIVAGMPHDITLMLRSGRVRTGRLIGRVHDAITDDPVVAATVSVPDRLRVAETDRRGRFVLSGVPVGPQVLDVRHLGYAPLSYVLEVSPGLTTEVEIGMVPDPVEMEPIVATVTRSRRLEVKGFYERMLWSEIVGTGTFYTAEDIDRRRPVEISHMIADESGIRLECNFRRADCRLVNTRYSSGAAGACTLSFYVDGLPTRGIALDDVVRPNEIAGIEIYKGLSSGPAEFPASRCGLVVVWTK, via the coding sequence GTGACACGGTTGGCGGCGCGGCAGTTCGCCCCGAGCGCCGTTGCGGCGTTCGGTCTGGCCGTGGGCGCCGGACCTCTCTCGGCCCAGACGTCGGAGTGCGACGACCGCGCGAGCTTGCGGGTCCGTGTCGTCGACGACGACGGCACGGCTGCGGTCCCCAACGCGGTGGTGGTCGTGCGGTGGACCGAGACAGAGCGCGCGAGAAGGCCGGTTCGCGAGGCTGTCGGATCCGACGGACGCCTCGTCCTCTGCGCTCCGCGGGATGCGACCCAGGCCACGCTGTGGTCGGAGCACGGGAACTTCTCCAGCGAAGAGGCGGTCGTCGTGATCGTCGCCGGCATGCCTCACGACATCACGCTCATGCTGCGCTCGGGGCGAGTCAGAACCGGGAGGCTGATCGGCCGGGTGCACGACGCCATCACGGATGATCCGGTAGTGGCCGCCACGGTGTCCGTTCCCGACCGTCTGCGAGTGGCCGAGACCGACCGCCGGGGGCGCTTCGTCCTCAGCGGCGTTCCGGTCGGCCCGCAGGTACTCGACGTGCGGCACCTCGGGTACGCTCCGTTGTCCTACGTGCTCGAGGTTTCACCCGGCCTGACCACGGAGGTGGAGATCGGCATGGTCCCCGATCCCGTGGAGATGGAGCCGATCGTCGCGACCGTGACGAGGTCTCGCCGGCTGGAGGTCAAGGGCTTCTACGAGCGCATGCTCTGGAGCGAAATCGTCGGCACGGGCACCTTCTACACGGCGGAGGACATCGATCGTCGCCGGCCCGTGGAGATCTCGCACATGATCGCCGACGAGTCTGGCATCCGGCTCGAGTGCAACTTCCGGCGTGCCGACTGCAGGCTGGTGAACACGAGGTATTCGTCAGGGGCCGCGGGCGCCTGTACGCTGAGTTTCTACGTCGATGGTCTGCCGACGAGAGGGATCGCGCTGGACGACGTCGTGAGACCGAACGAGATCGCAGGCATAGAGATATACAAGGGGCTGTCGTCCGGTCCGGCGGAGTTCCCGGCTTCCCGGTGCGGTCTCGTCGTGGTTTGGACAAAATAG
- a CDS encoding GNAT family protein translates to MIELRPVTLEGHGVRLEPMGLEHADALAEAAADGELWNLFFTFVPAREEVTDYIETALEGQATGHMLPWVVRLADTGAVIGSTRYHDILPQVDRVEIGYTWYGASHQRTHVNTACKILLMTHAFETVGCGVVGLRTDGMNLRSQRAIEALGAKKDGVIRNHSLRRDGSVRDDAMYSVLLHEWPGIKRHLETRLWRHR, encoded by the coding sequence GTGATTGAACTTCGGCCGGTGACCCTCGAGGGGCACGGCGTCCGTCTCGAGCCCATGGGCCTCGAACACGCCGACGCGCTCGCCGAGGCCGCCGCGGACGGGGAGTTGTGGAACCTCTTCTTCACCTTCGTCCCGGCCCGGGAGGAAGTGACCGACTACATCGAGACCGCGCTCGAGGGCCAGGCCACCGGCCACATGCTGCCGTGGGTCGTCCGGCTCGCGGACACCGGCGCCGTGATCGGCTCCACCCGCTACCACGACATCCTGCCGCAGGTTGATCGGGTCGAGATCGGCTACACCTGGTACGGCGCGAGCCACCAGCGCACGCACGTCAACACCGCGTGCAAGATCCTCCTCATGACGCACGCTTTCGAGACGGTGGGGTGCGGCGTGGTGGGACTGCGCACGGACGGCATGAACCTGCGCTCGCAACGGGCCATCGAGGCGCTCGGCGCGAAGAAGGACGGCGTCATCCGCAACCACTCCCTGCGCCGCGACGGAAGCGTGCGCGACGACGCGATGTACTCCGTCCTCCTCCACGAATGGCCCGGAATCAAGCGCCACCTCGAAACCCGCCTCTGGCGCCACCGCTGA
- a CDS encoding DUF2911 domain-containing protein, translated as MKRSSAWYLAVLLVAGCGGGSEAGEVEMAETEMAETEAMAEMDMTDAGLACVVMGDVEGRASPLQELSFSYDGGEGLLCYGAPSARERVVMGELVPYGEVWRLGANEATALHLSAAATVGGVALEAGSYSLYATPGETEWTFHVNSEYDRWGIPIDAAVQSTEVGSFMATPSATAGMVEMMTFEQVDGALRLSWENTQVDISLGM; from the coding sequence ATGAAGCGAAGCAGCGCGTGGTACCTCGCCGTTCTTCTGGTCGCGGGATGCGGCGGAGGATCCGAGGCTGGCGAGGTGGAGATGGCGGAGACGGAGATGGCGGAGACCGAAGCCATGGCCGAAATGGACATGACGGACGCGGGGCTGGCCTGCGTCGTCATGGGCGATGTGGAAGGCCGGGCGAGCCCGCTCCAGGAGCTGAGCTTCTCGTACGACGGGGGTGAAGGTCTCCTCTGCTACGGCGCGCCTTCGGCCCGCGAGCGCGTCGTAATGGGCGAGCTGGTTCCCTACGGGGAGGTCTGGCGTCTGGGGGCGAACGAGGCGACCGCGCTCCACCTCTCGGCCGCCGCCACGGTCGGCGGTGTCGCGCTCGAGGCGGGGAGTTATTCGCTCTACGCCACGCCCGGCGAGACGGAATGGACGTTCCACGTGAACTCGGAATACGACCGCTGGGGGATCCCGATCGATGCCGCCGTCCAGAGCACCGAGGTGGGCAGCTTCATGGCGACGCCCTCGGCGACAGCCGGCATGGTGGAGATGATGACCTTCGAGCAGGTGGACGGCGCCCTCCGCCTCTCATGGGAGAACACGCAGGTCGACATCTCCCTCGGCATGTAG
- a CDS encoding M14 family zinc carboxypeptidase, translating to MLSTLALAAAIQLPAQAQELVPGTRYDPDIPTLEEVAGHGFREVVTPPDDVIRYIEALAAAAPERTRLIQYAESWEGRPLVVLVIGSAERMARLDEVKAGIARLADPRRLSDEEAEALLAELPVVTALMHSIHGDEISPSGAAMAEAYHLLAATGDPDVDLILSESLVLIDPLENPDGRNRFVYQNSVAQARWPDEARVSAEHDPPWPGGRGNHYLFDLNRDLFIQSQVETRGKVDVFLEFRPHIVADLHEMGGDATYFFPPTAPPSNPWFGERQVALMDVFGEAIAARFDARGFAYFNRDVYDLFYPGYVDMWPMGYGALGMTYEQAGSGGLRLRQSDDDLLTYGDGVLHHFTAGIETALTAARNRDRILRDYLAYLREGIALGERGPAEIVLHSAHDPGMAERLALMLVENGIEVFRAAGPVTADDRTLPAASSFIVPLDQPAHRLIHNLLDAHVPMEEEFVQRQIERRANRQPDEIYDLTAWSQPLLWDVEAIETAATGARGAALTASDAAARPEVAGDAGGVESADPLPEALVGYLVPWGTNGAAAVAEALREGLRVRAAGAEFTLDGRRFGVGTAILRSAENGPDLRHRLAGIAARHRAEVVPIDDAYVREGMSLGSRYVRALREPRVLLVYDAPGGSYSVGWTRYVLERRYGQRATAVRASSLGRARLSDYDVVVFPSGNYGSAVGEGMLDRLRAWMRDGGTLITMAESSRWASRAGLLATDTERRGGRAEGDDPPEPETPEQPIEYLDAISPADESPEGVPGAILRTLLDTEHWLAAGTDGEIGVLVTGSRVFRPVTLDEGTNVGRYADLEDLVLSGIVWEESRPQLASKAFLIHQPVGRGQLVAFAEDPNYRAYTEATQLLFMNAVLLGPGR from the coding sequence GTGCTATCCACGCTCGCGCTCGCTGCCGCGATCCAGCTGCCCGCCCAGGCGCAGGAACTCGTGCCCGGAACGCGCTACGACCCCGACATCCCGACGCTCGAAGAGGTGGCGGGACACGGCTTCCGCGAGGTCGTCACGCCGCCGGACGACGTGATCCGGTACATCGAAGCGCTCGCCGCGGCGGCGCCGGAGCGGACGCGTCTGATCCAGTACGCGGAGAGCTGGGAGGGGCGGCCGCTCGTCGTCCTCGTCATCGGTTCGGCGGAACGCATGGCGCGGCTCGACGAGGTCAAGGCCGGGATCGCGCGGCTCGCGGATCCCCGCCGCCTCTCCGACGAGGAGGCGGAGGCGCTGCTGGCCGAGCTTCCGGTCGTCACCGCGCTGATGCACTCGATTCACGGCGACGAGATCAGCCCCAGCGGCGCGGCAATGGCCGAAGCCTATCACCTGCTCGCGGCGACGGGGGATCCGGACGTCGACCTCATCCTCTCGGAGTCGCTCGTCCTCATCGATCCCCTCGAGAACCCGGACGGGCGGAACCGCTTCGTGTACCAGAACTCGGTCGCGCAGGCGCGCTGGCCGGACGAGGCCCGCGTCTCCGCCGAGCACGACCCGCCGTGGCCCGGCGGCCGCGGCAACCACTACCTGTTCGACCTCAACCGGGACCTCTTCATCCAGAGCCAGGTCGAGACCCGGGGGAAGGTGGACGTCTTTCTCGAATTCCGGCCCCACATTGTCGCGGACCTGCACGAGATGGGAGGGGACGCGACCTACTTCTTCCCGCCGACGGCGCCGCCCTCCAACCCCTGGTTCGGGGAGCGGCAGGTTGCGCTCATGGACGTGTTCGGGGAGGCGATCGCGGCGCGCTTCGACGCACGCGGGTTCGCGTACTTCAACCGGGACGTGTACGACCTCTTCTATCCGGGGTACGTGGACATGTGGCCGATGGGTTACGGCGCGCTCGGAATGACGTACGAGCAGGCGGGTTCGGGGGGCCTCAGGCTCCGGCAGTCGGATGACGATCTGCTCACCTACGGCGACGGCGTGCTGCACCACTTCACGGCGGGGATCGAGACCGCGCTCACGGCCGCGCGGAACCGGGACCGGATCCTGCGGGACTACCTGGCGTACCTGCGCGAGGGGATCGCGCTCGGAGAGCGGGGGCCGGCCGAGATCGTGCTGCACTCGGCGCACGACCCGGGGATGGCGGAGCGGCTCGCCCTCATGCTCGTCGAGAACGGGATCGAGGTGTTTCGTGCCGCCGGTCCGGTGACGGCCGACGACCGGACGCTGCCCGCCGCTTCGAGCTTCATCGTGCCGCTCGACCAGCCCGCGCACCGCCTCATTCACAACCTGCTCGACGCGCACGTTCCGATGGAGGAGGAGTTCGTGCAGCGGCAGATCGAGCGCCGCGCGAACCGGCAGCCGGACGAGATCTACGACCTGACGGCGTGGAGCCAGCCGCTGCTCTGGGACGTGGAGGCGATCGAGACCGCGGCGACGGGGGCACGGGGCGCGGCGTTGACCGCGAGCGACGCCGCCGCGCGTCCGGAGGTGGCCGGCGACGCGGGCGGAGTCGAGTCCGCCGACCCGCTGCCCGAGGCGCTCGTCGGTTACCTCGTCCCGTGGGGCACGAACGGGGCCGCGGCGGTCGCCGAGGCGCTGCGCGAGGGCCTCCGCGTCCGGGCCGCCGGTGCGGAGTTCACGCTGGACGGCCGCCGCTTCGGCGTCGGCACCGCCATCCTCCGGTCAGCCGAAAACGGCCCGGATCTGCGCCACCGCCTGGCCGGCATCGCCGCCCGGCACCGCGCCGAGGTCGTGCCCATCGACGACGCGTACGTGCGCGAGGGCATGTCGCTCGGCAGCCGTTACGTCCGGGCGCTGCGCGAGCCGCGCGTGCTCCTCGTCTACGACGCCCCGGGCGGGAGCTACTCCGTGGGCTGGACGCGCTACGTCCTCGAGCGGCGCTACGGCCAGCGCGCGACGGCCGTGCGGGCGTCCAGCCTCGGCCGGGCGCGGCTCTCCGACTACGACGTGGTCGTGTTCCCGAGCGGCAACTACGGATCCGCGGTCGGCGAGGGGATGCTGGACCGTCTCCGCGCCTGGATGCGCGATGGCGGCACGCTGATCACGATGGCGGAGTCATCCCGCTGGGCCTCGCGGGCGGGGCTCCTCGCCACCGACACCGAGCGCCGGGGCGGCCGCGCCGAGGGCGACGACCCGCCGGAGCCCGAAACCCCCGAGCAACCCATCGAGTACCTCGATGCGATCTCTCCCGCAGACGAATCGCCGGAGGGCGTGCCCGGCGCGATCCTGCGCACGCTGCTCGACACGGAACACTGGCTCGCCGCCGGCACCGATGGCGAGATCGGCGTCCTCGTCACGGGCTCCCGCGTCTTCCGTCCGGTCACGCTCGACGAGGGCACGAACGTGGGACGCT
- a CDS encoding Na+/H+ antiporter NhaC family protein, producing the protein MEHFGVVSLIPTAVVLAVAVWTRRPVESLIIGALVGFLILAPRDPLTAFTDGMVTVMQNETVGWIILVCALFGSLITLLVRVGAAARFGDAVSARIRTRGGSLAATWLLGLAVFIDDYLNVLAVSSSVKRFTDRHRVSREMLAYIVDSTAAPVCILVPISTWAAFFSGLLEETGWAAAGRGLSLYIDAIPFMLYAWIAVALALLVGTGLVPAIGPMRKAERRARETGRVVPPGLEEARLEGETDPRAAERARPWHFIVPVLTLVAATWWFDLDILKGVVVALTLTLAIVVGTRLLPVRAALDTTMAGVLTMIVPLATVFGGFLLKEVNDGLGLTAYLIETVEPLMTPWLLPAVTFLTMSLVAFATASFWGIFAVAIPIVLPLADSVGADMPLVIGALISASAFGSHTCFYGDSTVLAARGSGCGVVEHALTQLPYALFAAGLAATGFLLLA; encoded by the coding sequence CTGGAGCACTTCGGCGTCGTAAGCCTGATACCGACGGCCGTCGTACTGGCCGTTGCGGTCTGGACGCGCCGGCCCGTGGAATCCCTCATCATCGGGGCGCTCGTCGGGTTCCTGATCCTCGCGCCCCGGGATCCGCTCACCGCGTTCACCGACGGCATGGTCACGGTCATGCAGAACGAGACCGTGGGCTGGATCATCCTCGTCTGCGCGCTTTTCGGAAGCCTCATCACGCTGCTCGTCCGGGTCGGTGCGGCGGCCCGCTTCGGCGACGCGGTGTCGGCGCGCATCCGGACGCGCGGCGGCTCGTTGGCCGCGACGTGGCTCCTCGGCCTCGCCGTCTTCATCGACGACTACCTGAACGTCCTCGCGGTCAGCTCCTCCGTGAAGCGGTTCACCGACCGGCATCGCGTGTCGCGCGAGATGCTCGCCTACATCGTGGACTCCACCGCCGCGCCGGTCTGCATCCTCGTGCCGATCTCGACCTGGGCCGCCTTTTTCTCCGGCCTGCTCGAAGAGACGGGGTGGGCGGCGGCGGGCCGCGGCCTCTCACTCTACATCGACGCGATTCCGTTCATGCTCTACGCCTGGATCGCGGTGGCTCTGGCGCTCCTCGTCGGGACCGGCCTCGTCCCCGCCATCGGCCCCATGCGCAAGGCGGAGCGTCGCGCCCGCGAGACCGGGCGGGTCGTGCCCCCGGGCCTCGAAGAGGCAAGGCTCGAAGGCGAAACCGATCCGCGCGCCGCCGAGCGCGCGCGACCGTGGCACTTCATCGTCCCCGTCCTCACCCTCGTGGCCGCCACCTGGTGGTTCGACCTCGACATCCTGAAGGGCGTCGTCGTGGCGCTCACCCTCACTCTCGCCATCGTCGTGGGCACAAGGCTCCTCCCGGTTCGCGCCGCGCTCGACACCACCATGGCCGGTGTGCTCACGATGATCGTCCCCCTGGCGACGGTGTTCGGCGGCTTCCTCCTCAAGGAGGTGAACGACGGCCTCGGACTCACCGCCTACCTCATCGAGACGGTCGAGCCGCTGATGACGCCGTGGCTCCTCCCCGCCGTCACCTTCCTCACGATGTCGCTCGTCGCCTTCGCCACCGCGTCGTTCTGGGGCATCTTCGCGGTGGCGATCCCCATCGTGCTGCCGCTCGCCGATTCGGTGGGGGCGGACATGCCGCTCGTGATCGGAGCGCTCATCTCCGCCAGCGCGTTCGGCAGCCACACCTGCTTCTACGGCGACTCGACCGTCCTCGCGGCCCGGGGCAGCGGCTGCGGCGTCGTCGAGCACGCCCTGACCCAACTCCCCTACGCCCTCTTCGCCGCGGGACTGGCCGCCACAGGCTTTCTCCTCCTCGCTTGA